In Nicotiana tabacum cultivar K326 chromosome 11, ASM71507v2, whole genome shotgun sequence, a single window of DNA contains:
- the LOC107829888 gene encoding AP-1 complex subunit sigma-1-like, whose protein sequence is MIHFVLLISRQGKVRLTKWYSPYTQKERTKVIRELSGMILTRGPKLCNFVEWRGYKVVYKRYASLYFCMCIDQDDNELEVLEIIHHYVEILDRYFGSVCELDLIFNFHKAYYILDELVIAGELQESSKKTVARLIAAQDSLVEAAKEEASSISNIIAQATK, encoded by the exons ATG ATTCACTTTGTGCTGCTCATTAGCCGGCAGGGAAAAGTGAGGCTAACCAAGTGGTATTCACCATATACACAAAAAGAGAGAACCAAG GTAATCCGTGAACTAAGTGGTATGATTCTCACTCGAGGACCGAAGCTTTGCAATTTTGTTGAGTGGAGAGGATATAAAGTTGTTTATAAAAG ATATGCAAGCCTCTATTTCTGTATGTGCATAGACCAAGACGACAATGAGTTGGAGGTCCTGGAAATCATACACCATTATGTTGAGATTCTGGACCGATACTTCGGAAGT GTCTGTGAGCTGGACTTAATCTTCAATTTTCACAAG GCATACTATATATTGGATGAACTTGTGATTGCTGGTGAACTCCAAGAATCAAGCAAGAAAACTGTTGCACGTCTAATTGCTGCACAG GATTCTTTGGTCGAGGCTGCCAAAGAAGAGGCAAGTTCTATTAGTAACATCATTGCACAGGCCACAAAATGA